From Streptomyces sp. HUAS MG91, the proteins below share one genomic window:
- a CDS encoding PLP-dependent aminotransferase family protein, producing the protein MVPDSETGGHGARTPRTIGARRLAALLPDPARSRPAYRHLAHAIGELILDGRLALHVRLPAERELASALGTSRTTVTALYDLLRESGYAHSRQGSGTWTALPAGHAAKGVSRLLRPEDTAIDLARAAAALPGRILADTLAEIAPQAAGHAGTLGYHPYGLPELRAVIADRFTARGLATTPEQILVTSGAQHGLSLALALLAGPGDRVMVENPSYPNALEALRRGGLRTVSVPVTDGPADDGTDDGDGTGGWDVEIVESTLRRAVPRLGYLIPDFHNPTGRVLPPAGRARVLAAAHRSGTWLIVDETLAELALDAPAPPPFAAHGTAEAAGKVITTGSLSKTHWAGLRIGWLRAPARLVTELAAQRVATDMGGSVVDQLLALALLTRTDDLLSGHLDRLRENRAALVGALHRHTPRWTWRTPPGGLSLWIDLGAPVSSALAERALAHGVRIEGGGYFGTDPGLFENRLRIPFTLPPDTLTEAVQRLARALAEEPGAAAPAHRPHWIA; encoded by the coding sequence GGGGCCCGCCGGCTCGCCGCGCTGCTGCCCGACCCGGCGCGCTCCAGGCCCGCCTACCGTCATCTGGCGCACGCCATCGGCGAGTTGATCCTCGACGGGCGGCTCGCGCTGCATGTGCGGCTGCCCGCGGAGCGGGAGCTGGCGAGCGCGCTGGGCACCAGCCGGACCACGGTCACGGCCCTGTACGACCTGCTGCGCGAGAGCGGCTACGCGCACAGCCGGCAGGGCTCCGGCACCTGGACGGCGCTGCCCGCGGGCCACGCCGCCAAGGGCGTCAGCAGGCTGCTGCGCCCCGAGGACACCGCGATCGACCTGGCCCGGGCCGCCGCCGCGCTGCCCGGCCGGATCCTCGCCGACACCCTCGCCGAGATCGCCCCGCAGGCGGCCGGGCACGCGGGCACCCTGGGCTACCACCCGTACGGGCTGCCGGAGTTGCGGGCGGTGATCGCCGACCGGTTCACGGCGCGCGGTCTGGCCACCACCCCGGAGCAGATCCTGGTCACCTCGGGCGCCCAGCACGGTCTGTCGCTCGCCCTGGCCCTGCTGGCCGGGCCCGGGGACCGGGTCATGGTCGAGAACCCGTCCTATCCGAACGCCCTGGAGGCGCTGCGCCGCGGCGGACTGCGCACGGTGTCGGTCCCCGTGACGGACGGCCCCGCCGACGACGGCACAGACGACGGCGACGGCACCGGCGGCTGGGACGTCGAGATCGTCGAGTCGACGCTGCGCCGCGCCGTGCCGCGGCTCGGCTATCTGATCCCGGACTTCCACAACCCCACGGGCCGGGTGCTGCCGCCCGCCGGGCGGGCCCGGGTGCTGGCGGCCGCGCACCGCTCCGGGACCTGGCTGATCGTCGACGAGACCCTGGCGGAGCTGGCGCTCGACGCACCGGCGCCGCCGCCGTTCGCGGCGCACGGCACGGCCGAGGCGGCGGGCAAGGTCATCACGACCGGATCCCTGAGCAAGACGCACTGGGCGGGCCTGCGCATCGGCTGGCTGCGCGCCCCGGCCCGCCTGGTGACGGAGCTGGCGGCGCAGCGCGTGGCGACCGACATGGGCGGCTCGGTCGTGGACCAGCTGCTGGCGCTGGCCCTGCTGACCAGGACCGACGATCTGCTGTCCGGCCACCTCGACCGCCTGCGCGAGAACCGTGCCGCGCTCGTCGGGGCGCTCCACCGGCACACGCCCCGGTGGACGTGGCGCACCCCGCCCGGCGGCCTCTCCCTCTGGATCGACCTGGGAGCGCCGGTCTCCTCGGCGCTGGCCGAGCGGGCGCTCGCGCACGGGGTGCGGATCGAGGGCGGCGGCTATTTCGGTACGGATCCGGGCCTGTTCGAGAACCGGCTGCGCATCCCGTTCACCCTGCCGCCGGACACGCTCACCGAGGCGGTGCAGCGGCTGGCCCGCGCGCTCGCCGAGGAGCCGGGCGCGGCCGCGCCGGCGCACCGGCCGCACTGGATCGCGTAG